Below is a window of Methanosarcinales archaeon DNA.
TATGGATTTTTTATAAAGAAAGATATATTTGAAAAAATAGGGGGATATGATGACATACCTTTTCTTGAGGATGTAGAGATCTGTCGAAAGGCTAAGAAATTTGGCAAACTGAAGCAAATAGATTGCAGGATTCATACCTCTTCCCGACGATATATCAGCAAGGGCAGGATGAAGCTCTCCATTGTTTTCATATTGGCTGTTATTATGAATGCATTAGGATTCAGACCAGGATTTTTGGGAAAATATATTGTGGATAAATAAATTTTTCATTTACCACATTGATGAGGTCCGCTGCAAAAAACAACACCTATTCACCCCAAACAACCCTCACAATCCCAAAATCCAGTGTAAGCGACAGCACAATAGCTATCACCGAAAACGCAAAGATAACAAGGTAATTCAACCTCTCCTTGGACACAGAAAGACTCCACATGACATAATTGAGTCCCTCAAAATCTTCTTCAGTGAGAGGTTCACGGGTTTCTATCTTCTCAAGTAACTTCAGGTCTTTTATCACCCCATACCTGCGCTTACCAATGTGATACCTGTGTGCAAAGAACCATAAATACCCCAACACTCCCAGGTACCACAACACGCGTGCATAGATATCCCCGTAATGGTCTGCAATGATCACAAGCCTGAGCAGCAGTGCTGATATCAGGCCTACCCAGAAATATAGTTTGATAATAGACATCCGGTATCCTTTTGGTATCTTCACTTTGGCCCTGTCAGATTCAAACTCCTTCATAATAACACAATATCCTGATCCATATTAGTTTAATGTTCTCAATAAATGTCATTTTTTTCCAGGAGTAAGGCAGGACTATTGTTTCAATACAATTCTTCCTGCCGATCCAAAAAACAAGATATTTTTTTTCTGACGCGCTTTGTCTCTTCCAAATCAATTTTTGCAGTAATAATTCCTTCTTCATCTCCTGCATTGGCAAGCACATTTCCCCAGGCATCGATCACAGCAGAACCCCCCTCAAAATCGTTGTGGGGATCAGACCCTATCCGGTTGCAGGCCAGATGAGGGACCTGGTTCTCAATAGCTCTGGCACGGATCAATATATCCCAGTGATCCTGCCGTCTGGATGGGAACTGGGCTACAGTGATAAGAATGTCGGCACCATCCAGAGCCAGTTTTCGGGCCATTTCAGGGAATCTGATATCATAACATATCATGAGTCCAATTTTACCTCTGGAAGTGCTGATCAGTTTAATGCTGTCGCCCTTATGGAAATATTCTTTTTCGGTTCCGAAGGGATGGATTTTGCGGTAAGTGCCAGCAAGGTCTCCTTTATCCAGTACAAAACCCAGGTTATAATACTTAATTCCTGGCCCGGAAACAATGATGGAGCCAATTATAATGATTTCATTCTCTTTTGAGACCTGTCTTAATCTCCCGATCGTAGGAAAAGGATCTGACTCAGCCAACTCGTCGATTCTATCATAACAAAATCCTGTAGTAAAAACTTCAGGAAACACGATTATTTCTGCTTTGGTTTTATTAATATAATCTATGGCTCGTTCAAGATTTACTTCCTTTTGGCAGTGAAGTACATCCATCTGTACGATTGCTGTGATCACAAACAATCTCTTTATGGTATAAGTAAATAAATATTCCAGTAAATCGGGATAAATCATCAGTTACTATGTATAAAAAAGAATATGAGACAATTAAGATAAGTGATTCTGGTGCTCTGGAATCTAAATTTATTGCTGCCATAGAGGAAACCATTGAACTCTATGTCAACAATAAACGTATTGCATCCATTTTAGCAACACCCGAGCAGCTTAAACAACTTGCAGTGGGATATCTGGTATGTGAAGGAATCGTCCGGACACGATCTGAAATTGAAGATGTCAGGATTGATAATAATAGGATTTTTACCCGGATCGCACAAAATGACCATTTCGATTTATGGTTCGAGATACGCTCATCAGGGTGTATAGGTATAAACTGGGAACATAACGAGGACGTTAAAGTACAATCAAATACACGTTTTAATCCTGCCATAATCAAAAAATCATTGCATTATATGGAATCAGATATCTATCAATTGACCAGAGGCACCCACGCTGCCTGCATTATTGACAAATTAGGCAATTGTGTGGCAAGTGCTGTTGATGTGGGCCGCCATAATGCTATTGATAAAGCCATTGGACAGGCTCTAATCGATGAATTTGATCCTGGACAGCATTTCCTTCTATCTACGGGACGCCAGCCGGCAGGTATGATCTTAAAAGCAGCCAGGGCAGGAATTCCCATGGTTGTGACCAAAACTGCACCATTAAATAGCGGTATTGAAACTGCCAGAAAGACTGGTATTTGTCTGGTGGGTTTTGCTACTCGCGAAAGCTTAACTGTGTTTGCAAATCCACAGCGTCTGGACGGTTTAACTGATTAATAGGCTGAAATTCGGCCGACATTTAAAATTTTTATACATATTTGCCCTGACAGTAGAATTTTAATAAAAATTGATCAATATCGACAGGAAATATATGTTTGCTAACTTTGCAAAAATATATCGTATACATCATTCAATATTTTAAAATAGACCTCAGTAGAACAAGTTGTGGGGTATATAGCCATTTTTATAATAAGTTAATTATAATGATTATTGGTGGTTTATTATTATAGATTTATTAACTTATTTACACAGATACAAAAATGTTATAACCCATAAATTCAAAATATATAATTAGCGATGGATAATATTCGTCGTTATATAGGTCTGAAGATGTCAGATGGTATCCGTAACCTCCTTTACGGGTACCATAGACAATAAATAATTGCAAAACTCTTTTTTATTACTTGAATCAATTAAGAATGATGAAAATCATAACAGTATTACTTTTTATAATTTTGTTATCAATGCTTATTTTTAGTCCTGCTGCAGCAGAAAACCCAATCGAGATCATTTCAGCATTCTCTGATGAAAATAGTATGGACATAACATTACGATCTCATGACCAGATAAATGGATCAATAATTTTCAGTCTCGCTCATGATAATGAAATTCTGGAATCCCAGACTATTGAAATGGATATAATTCCAGATAAAGAAACAACCAGGGTAATTTTTTGGGATAAACATCATTTCCAATTCAGGGTATATGATGCCACAGCACGTGTTTACAATAATGGTGAACTTGCTGCTGAGGCCATTGACTCCTTTAGTTATGGATTTGAAACACTTCCCAGATTCCAGATCGTAGATCTAAGCCCGACCAGCAGCGGGACCAGTGTATTATTAACACCTAGAAGTGTAAACCAACCTGGTGTGGCTGATTTTTCATTTCAACTAATAAAGGAAGGTGAAATAATAGATACCCAGATAAAGGAAAATATTCCTGTAATGCAAACCATACAGGTTTCTATTAATTGGCCGATCCTTCTTGAAGACCATACTGGTTATATGGTGCGGCTCAAATCTTTCTCTCATACTCCGAAAACTATTACCACTTATTCTACTGGATTTACATCCGGACAGGATGTGGAGATAGATGAGACTGATGTGGATGTAGATGATTTTGGTGTCAGTGTTACTCTGATTGGGAAATCCCAGGTACCTTTTGATGGCATAGTTGAAGTCGAACTTCAGCAGGATGATACCCATTATAAGACATTTTCCGGTAAACCCGACATCCTGACTTCGGGCCGGGATGATACAGTAGGAATTATCTGGAATGACCTGGACCCGGGTGCATATAAAGTATTTATTAAAGCTAAAACACTAGATGGTGAGATCTTAGATAGATATGAAACTGTATTATTGATCCCTGAAAAGGTAAATCCTGTAGGCACAACAGAAAAACCAAAAACACCCGGATTTTCAGCAGTCATGGGTATTGTTAGCATGATTATTCTGACCTTTATTTTTGGAAAGAGATAGGAGATACACTCTTGTTTGATATAATCCTACGCAATCTATCCCAGAGGAAGATCAGGACCGGTCTGACAGTGTTCGGGATAGGTTTGGGCATTTTTGCTGTAATAGTCATGGGAGCAATGTCTGAGAATTTCAACCAGACATTTGAGAAATCCTTTGCCCTGACAGCTGATAAGATACGTGTCTTTGGTGCCAGCGGGGTATTCGGAGGCAGCATCACAAACAGCAAAGCTGCTGAAGTAAGAAGAGTTCCGGGTGTTAATGATGCCTATGGACTGCTGATGGCTCCTTTAGAAGAAGGTGGTGGTATAAGTTTCACTGGTAGCCAGGTAGTGGGGCTTCCACCTGAAAAATCACAGGTTGTGCTATCACCAGTAAAGGTTAAGGAGGGGAGGTTTTTAATGCGGGGTGACAGGTATGAGACAGTAGTCGGAAGCAGTATAGCCAGCCAGTATAAACTTAGTCTGGGAGACAGGCTTGAGATAAATGATAAGAATTTCACTGTTGTGGGGATTCTGGAATATACTGGCAGTTTCTTTGATGCTACGGCTGCAGTTCCCCTGGACATTGCCCAGGATCTGTTCGAGATGGGCGATATGGTTTCCATGATTTTCGCAATCCCGGAAGAAGGTGTGGATGGTGATCTTTTGGCCAAAAGGATCAAGATCAGTGTAGATGGAGTGGATACTCTCTCACCAAGTGAACTGGAAGCGGAAGCGAAACAAAACCTGGCAATATTCTCGGTCATTACCATCAGTGCAGCTCTTTTAGCTGCTATTATCGGCGGCTTGAGCGTGATGAATACCATGCTTATGTCAGTCATGGAACGTACCAAGGAATTCGGGATCCTAAAGGCATTGGGGGCTGAGAGGCGTGACATTTTATTAATGACAGTCGGAGAAGCTACAATTATGGGTATATTGGGGGGTTTGTTTGGATTGGCTGCCGGGTGTGCAGTGGTTTATGGGATGAATACATGGTTATCTGATCAGGGTATTGTCTTATTCCTTATAACACCCAGGCTGGTTATCATTGCTATGGCATTTGCAATCTTACTTGGGACATTATCCGGGCTATATCCAGCCATCAGGGCCACCAGGATGAGTCCAATGGAGGCGTTGAGATATGAATGATGATGGCGCCGATATTATTCTGAAGACCAGGAACCTCAAAAAGACATACATGCAGGGAAAGGTCCCGGTACATGCTTTACAAGGTGTGGATATTGAGGTTGAACGAGGGGAACTTATCAGTATAGTAGGCCCTTCTGGTTCTGGGAAATCAACGCTGCTTTCTTTAATAGGCATGCTGGACAGTGCTACTGAAGGGGATGTATTTATTGATGGTATTGAAGTAACGAAGTCAGAG
It encodes the following:
- a CDS encoding carbon-nitrogen family hydrolase, yielding MIYPDLLEYLFTYTIKRLFVITAIVQMDVLHCQKEVNLERAIDYINKTKAEIIVFPEVFTTGFCYDRIDELAESDPFPTIGRLRQVSKENEIIIIGSIIVSGPGIKYYNLGFVLDKGDLAGTYRKIHPFGTEKEYFHKGDSIKLISTSRGKIGLMICYDIRFPEMARKLALDGADILITVAQFPSRRQDHWDILIRARAIENQVPHLACNRIGSDPHNDFEGGSAVIDAWGNVLANAGDEEGIITAKIDLEETKRVRKKISCFLDRQEELY
- the fdhD gene encoding formate dehydrogenase accessory sulfurtransferase FdhD, which encodes MYKKEYETIKISDSGALESKFIAAIEETIELYVNNKRIASILATPEQLKQLAVGYLVCEGIVRTRSEIEDVRIDNNRIFTRIAQNDHFDLWFEIRSSGCIGINWEHNEDVKVQSNTRFNPAIIKKSLHYMESDIYQLTRGTHAACIIDKLGNCVASAVDVGRHNAIDKAIGQALIDEFDPGQHFLLSTGRQPAGMILKAARAGIPMVVTKTAPLNSGIETARKTGICLVGFATRESLTVFANPQRLDGLTD
- a CDS encoding ABC transporter permease: MFDIILRNLSQRKIRTGLTVFGIGLGIFAVIVMGAMSENFNQTFEKSFALTADKIRVFGASGVFGGSITNSKAAEVRRVPGVNDAYGLLMAPLEEGGGISFTGSQVVGLPPEKSQVVLSPVKVKEGRFLMRGDRYETVVGSSIASQYKLSLGDRLEINDKNFTVVGILEYTGSFFDATAAVPLDIAQDLFEMGDMVSMIFAIPEEGVDGDLLAKRIKISVDGVDTLSPSELEAEAKQNLAIFSVITISAALLAAIIGGLSVMNTMLMSVMERTKEFGILKALGAERRDILLMTVGEATIMGILGGLFGLAAGCAVVYGMNTWLSDQGIVLFLITPRLVIIAMAFAILLGTLSGLYPAIRATRMSPMEALRYE